DNA sequence from the Paenibacillus physcomitrellae genome:
TTTGCCGGGAAAGCTTGTGCTGTTTAGGTTGCCTGGGCTGTTATCCGAAAATGGCTGGTCCCCCGGATCGGTGTCAGCACGGCGGAGCAGCGCGACATAATGGCCTTCGCCAGCCTGCTGGTGCGGCCAGATTCTTTTCTCCTCCAGCAGTTCCATGAACGGGTATTGAGCCAGGAGCCAGCGCATGTTCTCCTCATTCTCGGACCGGTTGAACGTGCAGGTAGAATATGCCATCGTTCCGCCGGGCTTCAGCATTTTGACGGCATCGTGCAGAATGTCTCTTTGTCTGGCGGCACAAAGCTCTACCGCTTCGGGCGACCATTCCTCCACAGCTCGTTCATCCTTGCGGAACATGCCCTCACCCGAGCAGGGCGCATCCAGCATAATCCGGTCGAAGGCCAAGGGGAAACGGGCGGAAAGCTGATCCGGCGAAGCATTGGTGACAAGGGCGTTCTGGACGCCCATCCGTTCTATATTTTCGGCTAATATTTTAGCGCGGGCGGGATGAATTTCGTTGGAGACGAGCAATCCTTCTCCCTGCATTTTGGCCGCAATCTGTGTAGATTTGCCGCCAGGCGCCGCAGCCAGATCGAGCACGGTTTCCCCGGGTTTCGGATCAAGCAGTTCGACGGCTGACATAGCGGAAGGCTCTTGAATATAATAGAGACCGGCAGCATGGTAAGGATGTTTACCTGGCCGTTTATCCTCAGGATAATAGAATCCGTCCGGACACCAGGAGACAGGCTTCAGACCGAATATTTGGTGAAGCGCTCTCATCATGGGGGAATCGTTTGTAACTTTCAGCGTGTTGACGCGCAGGCCGTAAAGACGTTCCGCCGAATAGCTGCTGAGAAACGTCTCGGCTTCCGTGGCCCCAAGCATTTGGATCATTTGATCCCGATAGGCGGTAGGCAGAGGTACAGATGGCATGAAACAACAGTTCCTTTCACTAAAACTTCTGGCTTTGATCAATAAATTTAATCTCTCAGAAGTTTAACATAACGGGGCCTCATCTCAAAAGAGGGAATGACGTCTGGTTCCCGGCATGGCATAATGAAAGTAGAACACGAACACGAGGTTAAACGACTGAACCTGACCGATTACTTAATTAGGAAGTGAAAGGGGGACTATCCCTTGAAGCTGCTGCAAGCCTTGTTTTTTCCCCCGGAGCAACCGGGCGGTGTCTCCTCGATGATTCCTTATCTGCAGGAGCGTTTTACGCCTCCTCGATGGGAGATGGATTTGTTCTCCATTCCGAAACGCGTCCGCATGAAGGGCAGCGGGGAGGTTGCGTTTCAAACCTTCGACTGGAAGGAATACGCTTCGAGTCCGATTGTGCAGAAATATGTCCAGACCTATTTGGATTATGTGTGGTGGACCAAGCTGCGGATCGATAAATCATACGATGTCATTCATTCCCATCATCCGATTGTCGGTATGGCGATGAAAGACGTATTTCCAGATGTTCCCGTCATCCAGACCGTACACTCCAGTTATGAGCGGGAGCTGATCCTGAACGGACGGATTCAGGAGAACGGTCTCGAACATCGTTTTCTTGTCTCCCTTTACCGGGAACTGGAGCAACGCACAGACCGCCTCTTGACGGTGTCCCATTCTTTCCGCAATTATTTGGCTCCATATGTCGATAGACCTCAGGACATTACCGTAATTCCAAACGGTTATGATGAGAAGCGCTTTAAACCGGTAGCCCACGAAAATGAAGTGGCCCAGCTCGTCACCGTCTGCCGCCTTGTTCCGGCAAAAGGACTGGATATTTTGCTTCGCGCCTGCGCCGAATTGAAACAGAAAGGCCTTCCTTTTGTGCTGCATCTCATAGGGGATGGTCCGAGCCGGACAGAGTTAGAGAATATGGCCCAATCGCTGGGGATTTATGAGGAAACGATCTTCTATGGATACACGCTGCATCCGGAGGAGTTTATGCCTTTCTTTGATATCTTTGTTCTGCCATCCCGTGCAGAGGCCTTCGGCTCGGTATTTGCGGAAGCGGCATTGTGCTGTCTGGCGCTGGTGGGCAGTGAAGTCGGCGGCATTCCGGAGCAAATTGAGAATGGAGTCAACGGACTGCTGGTTCCTCCGGAGGATCCTGCCTCTTTGGCGCTTGCGCTGGAACAGCTGATCAATGATCCGGATTACCGCTACACTTTGGCCAGAGCTGCTTCCGAGCGGGCCAAATCCAAATATTCGCTTAACCGGGCCGTGCATGAACTGAAGAAGATGTATCTGGAAGTTAAGCCAGGCTAATGACTGTACTCTTAATATTATTGAAAAAAGCGAAGCCGGTCTGCCCGGTTGAACTGCCGTGCAGTCCAACTCGTGCGGCCGGCTTTTTTTTGCTGAAGACGGTCCTTAATCCATCATCCATAATACTTAACGTTTAGCCGTTATACGAGGACTGCGGTACAGCACCAGCATAGCGGCCCAAAACAGGCTGAAGACACCGAATACGGGGTACAGCACTGAAAGCAGCGAACTAAAGCCGATCTGGCTGGTCAAATAGCAGAAGCAGAGGATAATCAGCGAAAGCCAGCGTTCCGGTATATTCCACATCGTTCGGATCTGCAGGGAGACCCCGTAAATGTCAGCCACAAACGTACTGAAGATTTCCAGAAAAATAAGAAGCACATACACGAGCTGGACAGCTGTTCCGAGCTGTACGGCAATGGTGCCCATCGGAATCTCGAACTGGACAATGCCGGGCATGTGGGCGGAGAGAGCAAAATGTCCGGCCATCAGCATAAACCCGATGCCTAAGCCGCCAAGAATGCCGCCCCAGACAATCACTTTGCGTTGTTTGATTTGGCTGCCGATCGGAACAAGCACCGCTTGAGCCATGGAGAGATTAAAAGCGCTGTAAATAAACGGGGAGGCCCACGTTTGCAATGGGCTGCTGTCCGTTTCAAGACTTAAGAACCGCTGGGCACCGGGAGTGCCGACCGTAGCGCTGATAATGATGATAGATAACGTAATCATCAGCGGGACAACAATGGAGTTCAGCTGAAGAATTGCGTTCATGCCTTTGCCCAGCAGCAAGAAAGTGCCGATCAAGGTAATCCATAAGCCAAGCTGATAGGAAAGCCCCAAATGCTCCATAAACACGGAACCGGCCCCGGCCAGCATCACGCTGTTGACGCCCAGCAGCACGATAAGCGTAAACAGGCTGATCCACCAGCCTATTCTTCGTCCAAAGAGTTTACGGTTAAGATCCTCGTAAGAACTTGCGCCAATATCGTGGGCGAGCAGCATCATTTTG
Encoded proteins:
- a CDS encoding glycosyltransferase family 4 protein, which gives rise to MKLLQALFFPPEQPGGVSSMIPYLQERFTPPRWEMDLFSIPKRVRMKGSGEVAFQTFDWKEYASSPIVQKYVQTYLDYVWWTKLRIDKSYDVIHSHHPIVGMAMKDVFPDVPVIQTVHSSYERELILNGRIQENGLEHRFLVSLYRELEQRTDRLLTVSHSFRNYLAPYVDRPQDITVIPNGYDEKRFKPVAHENEVAQLVTVCRLVPAKGLDILLRACAELKQKGLPFVLHLIGDGPSRTELENMAQSLGIYEETIFYGYTLHPEEFMPFFDIFVLPSRAEAFGSVFAEAALCCLALVGSEVGGIPEQIENGVNGLLVPPEDPASLALALEQLINDPDYRYTLARAASERAKSKYSLNRAVHELKKMYLEVKPG
- a CDS encoding YkvI family membrane protein; the encoded protein is MRNAAKVLQVAFTYIGTIVGAGFATGREILQFFTQYGKWGVITIMVATLLFVWLGTKMMLLAHDIGASSYEDLNRKLFGRRIGWWISLFTLIVLLGVNSVMLAGAGSVFMEHLGLSYQLGLWITLIGTFLLLGKGMNAILQLNSIVVPLMITLSIIIISATVGTPGAQRFLSLETDSSPLQTWASPFIYSAFNLSMAQAVLVPIGSQIKQRKVIVWGGILGGLGIGFMLMAGHFALSAHMPGIVQFEIPMGTIAVQLGTAVQLVYVLLIFLEIFSTFVADIYGVSLQIRTMWNIPERWLSLIILCFCYLTSQIGFSSLLSVLYPVFGVFSLFWAAMLVLYRSPRITAKR
- a CDS encoding RsmF rRNA methyltransferase first C-terminal domain-containing protein; amino-acid sequence: MPSVPLPTAYRDQMIQMLGATEAETFLSSYSAERLYGLRVNTLKVTNDSPMMRALHQIFGLKPVSWCPDGFYYPEDKRPGKHPYHAAGLYYIQEPSAMSAVELLDPKPGETVLDLAAAPGGKSTQIAAKMQGEGLLVSNEIHPARAKILAENIERMGVQNALVTNASPDQLSARFPLAFDRIMLDAPCSGEGMFRKDERAVEEWSPEAVELCAARQRDILHDAVKMLKPGGTMAYSTCTFNRSENEENMRWLLAQYPFMELLEEKRIWPHQQAGEGHYVALLRRADTDPGDQPFSDNSPGNLNSTSFPGKSSKSSRSARVKGTAVKGNEEMQAVQTCLSWLKEQTTGFRVDEDRLVAFGEALYLLPRGKELQLTPDLLKGLKIPRAGLRLGVSRKGRFEPDHALALALSREQAVSSVDFAADSAEIAAYLRGEVLAVEPSLQGWTLVMIDGFPIGFGKCSGGQLKNHYPKGLRQTGK